In one Pseudomonas tensinigenes genomic region, the following are encoded:
- a CDS encoding helix-turn-helix transcriptional regulator, with product MNLTGSIRNMENPHFYWQLGELIASTGDDHFATNMFQLVDTLVPVNRVDLSEWTLDERQASVVEIKPLGSAGLPQTFPPPDPLERLDDHPLLQKIIEMNDSLLIQLKASLLPRHPQHSVHQCNLVSRTSNRRCVISFYRPHTQRVFSLPELSFLKRLSDTLLPLIERHAQISRQSLAKQPRQPLAELDQAPLAQVFDERLAISDIALSVREKEVCLGLLTGGTVPQMAEKLRVKNSSIETYLKRATAKLGVSGRHGLAKWMAGA from the coding sequence ATGAATCTGACCGGCAGTATTCGCAATATGGAAAACCCGCACTTCTATTGGCAACTGGGGGAACTGATCGCAAGCACGGGCGATGATCACTTCGCCACGAACATGTTTCAGTTGGTGGACACGTTGGTGCCGGTCAATCGGGTCGATCTTAGTGAATGGACGCTCGATGAACGTCAGGCCAGCGTGGTTGAAATCAAGCCGTTGGGCAGTGCCGGCTTACCGCAGACTTTCCCCCCGCCCGATCCGCTGGAGAGACTGGACGATCATCCGTTGTTGCAGAAAATAATCGAAATGAATGACTCGTTGCTGATTCAGTTGAAAGCCTCACTGCTACCGCGTCATCCACAGCACAGCGTGCATCAGTGCAACCTGGTGTCGCGCACTTCAAACCGCCGCTGCGTCATCTCGTTTTACCGTCCGCACACCCAGCGAGTTTTTTCTCTGCCGGAGCTGTCGTTTCTCAAGCGCCTGTCCGACACCCTGCTGCCGCTGATAGAACGACATGCGCAAATCAGCCGACAATCCCTCGCCAAACAGCCACGCCAACCCTTGGCCGAGCTGGATCAGGCTCCGCTGGCGCAAGTATTCGATGAGCGCCTGGCGATCAGCGACATCGCCTTGTCGGTGCGTGAGAAAGAAGTCTGCCTGGGCCTGCTGACCGGCGGCACCGTGCCGCAAATGGCGGAAAAGCTGCGGGTGAAAAACAGTTCGATCGAGACGTACCTGAAACGCGCCACGGCCAAACTCGGCGTCAGTGGCCGCCATGGTCTGGCGAAATGGATGGCCGGGGCCTGA
- a CDS encoding non-ribosomal peptide synthetase, whose translation MQPTSANVAGDLSVPVETFALTAAQRDIWLDQLSRGDSPLYNIGGYVELSGPLDPALLQSALESLVAANDALRIVLLSDVGHDGLPLQGFAQALRVVMPVHDVSGQPDPRSAARALVEAQMTQAFVLSGQALFRFSLIRLDRHRHWLAAQAHHLIIDGWAFALLFKSVGEIYSALCRGEHPRRAAPSYVGFIEDDARYHQSPRYERDQRYWLDKYRRLPEPLLIPRHREPLEPEAAPSRIHVEAFPAVLHERMKDCARQFGGSAFHVLLAALHVYFSRTAQRDEWVVGLPILNRSGARFKSTLGLFTQVSAMRMGFGRALSFGQLIKAIGDSLKQDFRHQRYPLSEMNRALGLLREDRAQLFELSVSYEQDDHDYRYGEASGHSVKVSNQHEATPLALHLRSNRYNDKAWLHLVYSPAYFSADEIASLTERLLLILEQGLECPALAIADFNLNSPAELILLNEWNNTRVSYPQGPLIHQRFLSRVAEQPDAVVATYQGRTLSYAELNQQANALAHHLLGLGVRPDDRVAIIARRSLETLIGLLAILKAGAAYVPIDPAHPPERLSYLLGDSAPVALLTQSDLRDRLPATALPVIELDRREWSLDNTTDPDLPGLATNNLAYVIYTSGSTGLPKGVMVEHRTLGNLVDWHCAAFGLAPGQHTSSLAGFGFDAMAWEVWPALCAGATLHLSPASEGNEDIDALLAWWRAQPLDVSFLPTPIAEYAFSKQLDHPTLRTLLIGGDRLRQFNRAQSFAVVNNYGPTEATVVATSGLITPGQALHIGKPVSNATAYLLDDQLRPVPIGIIGELYVGGAGVARGYLNRPDLTAERFLNDPFSAQPDARMYRTGDLARWRADGNLEYIGRNDDQVKVRGVRVELGEIEAALASHDAVQEAVVLVRDGQLLAWFTEREALDILQLHAHLTSRLPAAMLPAAYIRLATLPLTANGKLDRQALPAPGPEALIRRQYEAPQGDVEIALAQIWAEVLQVERVGRHDHFFELGGHSLLAVGLIERMRQIGMSSDVRVLFSQPTLAALAAAEGSGREVEVPANRIAADCTHITPELLPLVQLDQAMIERIVATVPGGAANVQDIYPLAPLQEGILYHHITAAQGDPYLLQSLLAFDSLERVEAFAAALRAVIARHDILRTAVVWEGLTSAVQVVWREAILPVQEVELDPAGGAIIDQLHARFDARRYRLDVSQAPLVRLMYARDPAHNRVVGILLFHHLAMDHIALEAMREEIHACLSGSAEPLAAPVPYRNYVAQTRLGVSEQEHEAFFRQMLADIDEPTLPFALQNVQGDGSNIEEAEQTLTSDLYQRLQQQARLAGVSVASLIHLAWAQVLAATSGQQSVVFGTVLMGRMQGGAGADRALGVFINTLPLRVDVGEGARAAVKSTHARLTALLAHEHASLALAQRCSGVAAPAPLFSALLNYRHSDDVEQKTSRQTWQGIETLANEERTNYPFTLSVDDLGTGLRLTTRTLSNIGALRICSYVQSALNGLVEALETTPQRPLNSLSLLPQEELQRLLIEFNDTAVDCPMDQPLQALFEQQVQRKPNAIAVQFAEQHLTYRQLNEQANRLAHHLRELGVQPDSRVAICVERGPELVIGLLGILKAGGAYVPLDPDYPLQRLNYMLQDSAPVALLVHAATRDLLGEPGVPLIDLDLGTWQDQPHDNPVPGLGATNLAYMIYTSGSTGTPKGVMIEHRSACNMVHWGSQLSPPTETGALLQKAPYSFDSSVWEIFWPLCSGMRLVLARADGNRDSAYVTQVIREQNITVVKFVPALLQQFIEQDDVSQCTSLTDVLNGGGELTVALARQVRERLPWVRLHNVYGPTETTVDSSGWTLEPGEPVPPTLVPIGKALSNTRLYVLDGCDQPVPIGVSGHLHIGGVGVARGYLGLAQLQAERFIDSPFVNGDRLYRTGDLVRYGADGNLEFLGRNDFQVKLRGVRLELGEIEARLLEHPAIREAVVLVRDERLVAYYSVRAEQAAPTLEALRAHVLAQLPEFMVPGAYVMLAALPLTPNDKIDRKALPEPGAEALLSRPYEAPEGDVESALAQIWAQVLNVEQVGRHDNFFELGGHSLLAVSLVARMRLAGLHVDARTLFSQPTLAALAAQTSRQAKQVEIAQTTIPNLNRKRRL comes from the coding sequence ATGCAGCCTACTTCTGCCAACGTGGCGGGCGATCTGTCCGTGCCTGTCGAGACATTCGCGCTGACTGCCGCCCAACGGGATATCTGGCTGGACCAACTCAGCCGCGGTGATTCGCCGCTGTATAACATTGGCGGTTACGTCGAACTGAGCGGGCCGCTGGATCCGGCATTGCTGCAATCGGCGCTTGAATCTCTGGTGGCAGCGAACGACGCCTTGCGCATTGTTCTGCTCTCGGACGTTGGTCACGATGGGTTGCCGTTGCAAGGGTTTGCGCAGGCGCTGCGGGTGGTCATGCCGGTGCATGATGTCAGCGGGCAACCCGATCCGCGGTCGGCAGCCCGGGCGCTGGTCGAAGCGCAGATGACGCAGGCCTTTGTGTTGAGCGGGCAAGCGTTGTTCCGTTTCAGCCTGATTCGCCTCGATCGGCATCGCCACTGGTTGGCGGCCCAGGCCCATCACTTAATCATCGATGGCTGGGCGTTCGCGCTGCTGTTCAAGTCGGTGGGCGAGATCTACAGCGCGTTGTGCCGTGGCGAGCATCCGCGCAGGGCGGCACCGTCCTATGTCGGCTTTATCGAAGATGACGCGCGCTACCATCAGTCACCTCGCTATGAGCGCGATCAACGCTACTGGCTGGACAAGTACCGCCGCCTGCCTGAACCCTTGTTGATTCCCCGTCATCGCGAACCCCTTGAGCCTGAAGCGGCGCCCAGTCGCATCCACGTCGAGGCTTTTCCTGCCGTGCTGCACGAGCGCATGAAAGATTGCGCGCGACAATTCGGTGGCTCGGCGTTTCACGTGTTGCTGGCGGCGCTGCATGTGTATTTCAGTCGTACCGCCCAGCGTGACGAGTGGGTGGTCGGTTTGCCGATTCTCAATCGTTCCGGTGCCCGCTTTAAAAGCACCTTGGGCTTGTTCACCCAGGTCAGTGCAATGCGCATGGGCTTTGGCCGGGCGCTGTCATTTGGCCAATTGATCAAGGCAATCGGCGATAGCCTGAAGCAGGATTTTCGCCATCAACGCTACCCGCTAAGCGAGATGAACCGCGCGCTGGGTCTGTTGCGTGAAGACCGAGCGCAACTGTTCGAGTTGTCGGTGTCCTACGAGCAGGACGACCATGATTATCGCTACGGTGAGGCGTCGGGACACTCGGTCAAGGTCTCCAACCAGCACGAGGCGACACCGCTGGCCCTTCACCTGCGCAGCAACCGTTACAACGACAAGGCCTGGCTGCATCTGGTGTACTCGCCGGCCTATTTCTCGGCAGACGAGATCGCGTCGTTGACCGAGCGCTTGTTGTTGATACTGGAGCAGGGTCTGGAATGCCCGGCACTGGCGATCGCCGATTTCAACCTCAATAGCCCGGCAGAGCTCATTCTGCTCAATGAGTGGAACAACACCCGCGTCAGTTATCCGCAAGGCCCACTGATTCATCAGCGATTCTTATCCCGAGTGGCCGAACAACCGGACGCGGTGGTCGCGACGTATCAGGGACGAACCCTGAGCTATGCCGAGCTGAACCAGCAAGCCAATGCGTTGGCCCATCATCTGCTGGGCCTCGGTGTACGGCCGGATGACCGCGTGGCGATCATCGCGCGCAGGAGCCTGGAGACATTGATCGGGCTACTGGCGATTCTCAAGGCTGGTGCTGCTTATGTGCCGATTGACCCGGCGCATCCGCCCGAGCGCCTGAGTTATTTGCTCGGCGACAGTGCTCCGGTCGCGCTGCTGACGCAAAGTGATTTGCGTGATCGCTTGCCCGCCACAGCGCTGCCAGTGATCGAGCTTGATCGCCGAGAATGGTCGCTCGACAACACGACCGATCCTGACCTGCCGGGGTTGGCCACGAACAACCTCGCTTATGTGATTTACACCTCAGGTTCAACCGGCTTGCCCAAAGGCGTGATGGTCGAACACCGCACGTTGGGCAATCTGGTCGACTGGCATTGCGCGGCATTCGGACTCGCTCCCGGGCAGCACACCTCGAGTCTGGCCGGCTTCGGTTTTGACGCGATGGCGTGGGAGGTCTGGCCGGCGTTGTGTGCCGGGGCGACGCTGCATTTGTCACCCGCGAGCGAAGGCAACGAAGACATCGACGCGCTGCTCGCCTGGTGGCGGGCGCAGCCGTTGGATGTCAGCTTCCTGCCAACGCCGATTGCCGAATATGCCTTCAGTAAGCAACTCGATCACCCGACCTTGCGCACCTTGCTGATCGGCGGTGATCGTCTGCGCCAGTTCAACCGTGCGCAGTCTTTTGCGGTGGTCAACAACTATGGCCCGACCGAAGCCACGGTGGTCGCCACGTCGGGGTTGATCACACCGGGGCAGGCGTTGCACATCGGCAAACCCGTGAGCAATGCCACGGCGTATTTGCTCGATGATCAGCTGCGTCCGGTGCCGATCGGCATCATCGGCGAGCTGTATGTCGGCGGCGCCGGGGTTGCCCGGGGTTACCTGAATCGTCCGGATCTGACGGCCGAACGCTTCCTCAACGATCCGTTCAGTGCGCAGCCGGATGCGCGCATGTATCGCACCGGCGATCTCGCCCGCTGGCGCGCCGATGGCAACCTTGAGTACATCGGTCGTAACGATGATCAGGTGAAAGTCCGTGGTGTGCGCGTCGAACTGGGCGAAATCGAAGCGGCACTGGCCAGCCATGACGCGGTGCAGGAAGCCGTGGTGCTGGTGCGCGACGGCCAACTGTTGGCGTGGTTCACCGAGCGTGAAGCGCTGGACATCCTGCAACTGCATGCGCACCTGACATCGCGTTTGCCAGCCGCCATGCTACCGGCCGCCTACATCCGCTTGGCGACGTTGCCGCTGACCGCCAACGGCAAACTTGATCGCCAGGCGTTGCCGGCACCGGGGCCGGAAGCGCTGATCCGGCGACAATACGAGGCGCCACAAGGTGACGTCGAAATCGCCTTGGCGCAGATCTGGGCCGAGGTCCTGCAAGTCGAGCGGGTAGGGCGTCACGACCATTTCTTCGAGCTGGGCGGCCACTCTTTGCTCGCCGTCGGCCTGATCGAACGCATGCGCCAGATTGGCATGAGCAGCGATGTTCGCGTGTTGTTCAGCCAACCAACACTGGCCGCATTGGCTGCAGCGGAGGGCAGCGGCCGCGAAGTCGAAGTGCCGGCCAATCGCATTGCCGCCGATTGCACGCACATCACGCCAGAGCTGCTGCCACTGGTGCAACTGGATCAGGCGATGATCGAACGCATCGTTGCGACGGTGCCGGGTGGCGCCGCCAATGTGCAGGACATCTACCCGTTGGCGCCGTTGCAGGAAGGCATTCTCTATCACCACATCACCGCTGCGCAGGGCGATCCATACCTGCTGCAATCACTGCTGGCGTTCGACAGCCTTGAGCGGGTCGAAGCCTTCGCCGCTGCGTTGCGCGCGGTTATCGCACGGCACGACATCCTGCGTACGGCGGTGGTTTGGGAAGGGCTGACGTCAGCGGTTCAGGTCGTTTGGCGCGAGGCCATTTTGCCGGTGCAGGAAGTCGAGCTTGACCCTGCTGGCGGCGCAATCATCGATCAGTTGCACGCACGCTTCGACGCGCGGCGTTATCGCCTCGACGTCAGTCAGGCACCGCTGGTGCGCCTGATGTATGCCCGAGACCCGGCGCATAACCGGGTGGTCGGCATCTTGCTGTTCCATCATTTGGCGATGGATCACATCGCGCTGGAGGCGATGCGCGAAGAAATCCACGCCTGCCTGTCCGGGAGCGCTGAACCGCTGGCGGCACCGGTGCCGTACCGCAATTATGTGGCGCAGACGCGACTGGGTGTCAGTGAACAGGAGCATGAAGCGTTTTTCCGCCAGATGCTCGCCGACATCGACGAGCCAACCTTGCCGTTCGCTTTGCAGAATGTGCAGGGCGACGGCAGCAACATCGAAGAAGCCGAGCAAACCCTGACGAGCGATCTGTATCAACGTCTGCAACAGCAGGCGCGTCTGGCCGGCGTCAGCGTCGCCAGCCTGATCCACCTCGCTTGGGCGCAAGTATTGGCGGCGACATCTGGCCAGCAAAGCGTGGTGTTCGGCACGGTGCTGATGGGCCGCATGCAGGGCGGCGCGGGGGCCGACCGGGCGCTGGGAGTGTTTATCAACACCTTGCCGCTGCGGGTCGATGTCGGCGAGGGCGCGCGCGCAGCGGTGAAATCCACCCATGCACGCCTGACCGCTTTGCTCGCCCATGAACACGCTTCTTTGGCGCTGGCTCAACGTTGCAGTGGCGTTGCCGCGCCGGCGCCGTTGTTCAGTGCCTTGCTCAACTATCGGCACAGCGATGATGTCGAGCAAAAAACCTCCCGGCAAACCTGGCAGGGCATCGAAACCCTGGCCAACGAGGAGCGCACCAATTACCCGTTTACTCTGAGTGTCGATGACCTTGGCACGGGCTTACGCCTGACCACCCGAACGTTGTCGAACATCGGCGCGCTGCGAATTTGCAGTTATGTGCAGTCGGCGCTGAACGGTTTGGTCGAAGCGCTGGAGACCACGCCGCAGCGGCCGCTGAATAGCCTGTCGTTGTTACCGCAGGAAGAACTGCAACGGCTGCTGATCGAGTTCAACGATACGGCAGTCGATTGCCCGATGGACCAGCCGCTGCAGGCGCTGTTCGAACAACAGGTGCAGCGCAAACCGAATGCCATCGCCGTGCAATTCGCCGAACAGCACCTGACCTATCGCCAGCTCAACGAGCAGGCCAACCGCCTGGCCCATCATCTGCGCGAACTCGGCGTACAGCCGGATTCACGGGTGGCGATCTGCGTCGAGCGCGGGCCTGAGCTGGTGATCGGTTTGCTGGGCATTCTCAAGGCGGGCGGCGCCTATGTGCCGCTCGATCCGGATTATCCGCTGCAACGCCTGAACTACATGTTGCAAGACAGCGCACCGGTCGCGCTGCTGGTGCACGCGGCGACGCGCGATCTGCTCGGCGAGCCCGGCGTGCCGCTGATCGATCTCGACCTCGGCACCTGGCAGGACCAGCCGCACGACAATCCGGTACCGGGTCTCGGCGCGACGAATCTGGCCTATATGATCTACACCTCCGGCTCCACCGGTACGCCGAAGGGCGTGATGATCGAGCACCGCAGTGCCTGCAACATGGTGCACTGGGGCTCGCAGTTGTCGCCGCCGACTGAAACCGGCGCGTTGCTGCAAAAGGCCCCGTACAGTTTCGACAGTTCGGTGTGGGAGATCTTCTGGCCGCTGTGCTCGGGCATGCGCCTAGTGCTGGCGCGGGCCGACGGTAATCGCGATTCGGCTTATGTCACGCAAGTGATCCGCGAACAGAACATTACCGTGGTCAAGTTCGTGCCGGCCTTGTTGCAGCAGTTCATCGAGCAGGACGATGTCAGCCAGTGCACCAGCCTCACCGACGTGCTTAACGGTGGCGGCGAGTTGACCGTCGCCCTGGCCCGGCAAGTGCGCGAGCGCCTGCCGTGGGTGCGTCTGCACAACGTCTATGGGCCGACCGAAACCACGGTCGACAGCAGCGGTTGGACGCTGGAGCCCGGCGAGCCGGTGCCGCCGACGCTGGTGCCGATCGGCAAGGCGCTGAGCAACACGCGGCTGTATGTCCTCGATGGCTGCGATCAACCGGTGCCGATTGGCGTCAGTGGGCATTTGCACATTGGCGGGGTGGGCGTGGCGCGCGGCTATCTGGGACTGGCGCAATTGCAGGCCGAACGCTTTATCGACAGCCCGTTCGTGAACGGTGATCGCTTGTATCGCACCGGTGATCTGGTGCGTTACGGGGCCGATGGCAACCTCGAATTCCTCGGGCGCAACGACTTTCAGGTCAAGCTGCGCGGGGTTCGTCTTGAGCTGGGCGAGATTGAAGCGCGGCTGCTCGAACATCCGGCCATTCGCGAAGCGGTGGTGCTGGTGCGCGATGAGCGGCTGGTGGCTTATTACAGCGTGCGGGCCGAGCAGGCTGCACCGACGCTGGAAGCATTGCGAGCACATGTGTTGGCGCAGTTGCCGGAATTCATGGTGCCTGGCGCTTACGTGATGCTGGCGGCGCTGCCCTTGACGCCCAACGACAAAATCGATCGCAAGGCGTTGCCGGAACCGGGGGCGGAGGCGTTGCTCAGCCGTCCTTACGAGGCGCCCGAAGGCGACGTGGAAAGTGCTTTGGCGCAGATCTGGGCGCAGGTGCTCAACGTCGAGCAGGTCGGGCGGCACGACAACTTCTTCGAACTGGGCGGGCATTCGCTGTTGGCGGTCAGTCTGGTCGCGCGCATGCGTCTGGCCGGCCTGCATGTCGACGCGCGGACACTGTTCAGCCAGCCGACGCTGGCCGCGCTGGCGGCACAGACCTCGCGACAGGCCAAGCAGGTCGAGATCGCCCAGACCACCATCCCCAACCTCAACCGCAAGCGTCGTCTCTGA